One window from the genome of Natrialba magadii ATCC 43099 encodes:
- a CDS encoding phosphoribosylanthranilate isomerase, translated as MTRVKICGLTNADDLQTAVDAGADAVGVICDVPVDSPREVAVQEARDLVANVPPFVTSVLVTMPETPAAAAELAATVEPDALQIHGSLEPAALESVREQTSTELIYAVDSQAVDEAEDAAAAADALLVDSTDEDGGGGTGETHDWERTRDLVAALETPVILAGGLTPANVTEAVQTVEPFAVDVASGVEATGGVKDTDAVRSFVERASCTNREAPAQPHPYHTTHD; from the coding sequence ATGACGCGCGTCAAAATCTGTGGTCTGACGAACGCGGACGATCTGCAGACCGCGGTCGACGCGGGCGCTGACGCCGTCGGCGTCATCTGCGACGTTCCGGTCGACTCGCCTCGTGAAGTCGCAGTTCAGGAGGCGCGCGACCTCGTCGCGAACGTTCCACCGTTCGTCACGTCCGTTCTCGTTACGATGCCCGAAACACCGGCTGCGGCCGCCGAATTGGCCGCAACCGTCGAGCCCGACGCGCTCCAGATTCACGGCAGTCTCGAACCGGCCGCACTCGAGTCCGTTCGCGAACAGACCAGCACGGAACTCATCTACGCGGTGGATAGTCAGGCGGTCGACGAGGCCGAAGACGCCGCGGCCGCCGCTGACGCACTCCTCGTCGACAGCACCGACGAAGACGGCGGCGGTGGCACGGGCGAGACCCACGACTGGGAGCGGACCCGCGATCTCGTGGCGGCACTCGAGACGCCTGTGATTCTCGCGGGTGGGTTGACCCCCGCAAACGTTACAGAGGCGGTACAGACTGTCGAACCGTTCGCGGTCGACGTCGCGAGCGGCGTCGAGGCGACTGGCGGCGTAAAAGACACCGACGCCGTCCGGTCGTTCGTCGAGCGAGCGAGTTGTACCAACAGGGAAGCGCCGGCCCAACCCCACCCATACCACACCACACATGACTGA
- the trpE gene encoding anthranilate synthase component I, which translates to MTDLTQTYDDSQPVQFDIDRAQFCALAAGEEAATATATAAGANGGSDSANERPVVVRTVATLDVETTPLTAYAALTGRSSGSDCTRSPYAFLLESADKTPSSDPDGAFRPRSEGAERHARFSYVGYDPDAVVTVDPDGTHVEALSDRAPQAVLESATGNRGENAGDEDTVDSLRHVMPDVRLENVPDYDRDRQHLDGGLVGFLAYDAVYDLWLEEVGCERPDSRFPDAQFVLTTKTLAFDEHDGTVSLIFTPVLESGDDPGAVYDELREEAAAVASTLRDAEQPETGGFVRENEVAGSQATYEESVERAKEHVLDGDIYQGVISRTRELTGEIDTLGFYEAMRDVNPSPYMYLLEHDDLTVVGASPETLISVRGTEIMSNPIAGTCARGTSPVEDRRLAGEMLADEKERAEHTMLVDLARNDVRRVADAGSVRVDEFMNVLKYSHVQHIESTVTGDLAAESDAFDATRASFPAGTLSGAPKIRAMEIIDDLETEPRGLYGGGVGYYSWTGDADFAIVIRTATVEHEHEDGNGNGNGDGNETAQDRIRVQAGAGLVADSDPEAEFEETEKKMGGVLAALEKIESEPQEVHR; encoded by the coding sequence ATGACTGATCTGACGCAGACGTACGACGACAGCCAGCCGGTCCAGTTCGACATCGACCGCGCACAGTTCTGTGCCCTCGCGGCCGGTGAAGAAGCGGCGACGGCGACGGCGACGGCAGCGGGTGCCAACGGCGGAAGCGACAGTGCCAACGAGCGCCCTGTCGTCGTCCGAACCGTCGCAACGCTCGACGTTGAGACGACACCGCTCACCGCGTACGCGGCCCTGACAGGTCGCTCGAGCGGCAGTGACTGTACGCGCTCGCCGTACGCCTTCCTGCTCGAGAGCGCCGACAAGACGCCCTCGAGCGACCCCGACGGTGCGTTCCGACCACGATCCGAGGGGGCTGAGCGACACGCGCGCTTTTCGTACGTCGGCTACGACCCCGATGCCGTCGTCACCGTCGACCCCGACGGAACACACGTCGAGGCACTCAGCGACCGAGCACCGCAGGCGGTACTCGAGTCCGCTACTGGGAACAGGGGAGAGAACGCTGGAGACGAGGACACCGTCGACAGCCTTCGACACGTCATGCCGGACGTCCGACTCGAGAACGTCCCGGACTACGACCGCGACCGCCAGCACCTCGACGGCGGTCTCGTCGGCTTTCTCGCCTACGACGCGGTCTACGACCTCTGGCTCGAGGAGGTCGGCTGCGAGCGGCCCGACTCGCGGTTTCCCGACGCCCAGTTCGTCCTGACGACGAAGACGCTCGCGTTCGACGAACACGACGGCACCGTCTCGCTCATCTTCACGCCAGTACTCGAGTCCGGCGACGATCCGGGTGCGGTCTACGACGAACTCCGTGAGGAAGCGGCGGCGGTCGCGTCGACGCTTCGCGACGCTGAGCAGCCAGAAACGGGCGGCTTCGTTCGCGAAAACGAGGTTGCCGGCTCACAGGCAACCTACGAGGAGAGCGTCGAACGCGCGAAAGAGCACGTTCTCGACGGCGACATCTACCAGGGAGTCATCTCCCGGACGCGAGAACTCACCGGCGAGATCGATACACTGGGCTTCTACGAGGCGATGCGTGACGTGAACCCCTCGCCGTACATGTACCTCCTCGAGCATGACGATCTGACTGTCGTCGGTGCGAGCCCCGAGACCCTGATTTCGGTTCGTGGCACGGAGATCATGTCAAATCCGATCGCGGGTACCTGCGCCCGCGGGACGAGTCCCGTCGAGGACCGTCGACTCGCAGGAGAGATGCTCGCAGACGAGAAAGAGCGCGCCGAGCACACCATGCTGGTCGACCTTGCACGAAACGACGTGCGCCGGGTCGCAGACGCCGGCTCTGTCCGTGTCGACGAATTCATGAACGTCCTGAAGTACAGCCACGTCCAGCACATCGAGTCGACGGTCACTGGGGATCTGGCCGCCGAGTCCGACGCGTTCGACGCGACGCGAGCCTCGTTCCCTGCCGGGACGCTCTCCGGCGCGCCGAAGATCCGTGCGATGGAGATCATCGACGATCTCGAGACCGAGCCCCGCGGCCTGTACGGCGGTGGTGTCGGCTACTACTCCTGGACCGGCGACGCTGATTTCGCGATCGTGATTCGAACGGCGACGGTCGAGCACGAACACGAGGACGGAAACGGGAACGGGAACGGGGACGGGAACGAAACCGCCCAGGACCGAATCCGCGTCCAGGCCGGTGCCGGACTGGTCGCCGACAGCGATCCCGAAGCCGAGTTCGAGGAGACCGAGAAGAAGATGGGCGGCGTACTCGCTGCACTCGAGAAGATCGAGTCCGAGCCCCAGGAGGTGCACCGATGA
- a CDS encoding BCCT family transporter, with product MADDESGDDEWVTDGLFEADPDIEPGGTNVQIAGVDIQPQVVITSAVVILAFVFGTLLAPDRAELLFNQVSDGVNAAFDWVYVLAINVFILVVLYFALSKYGKIRIGGVDADKEFSDLSWFAMLFSAGMGIGLVFWSVGEPLFHFADPLFGTEPESAASAESAIALTYFHWGIHPWAVYALVGLGLAFFTFNRGLPLTFRSVFWPLLGERIYGWWGHVIDILTVFATLFGIATSLGLGALQINAGLSFLGSDVFGIAVPEGAGPQVVIIGIITAFALVSVGLGLQAGIRRLSNLNVILMTFLMLTVLLTGPTLFVLGLFPQTLGNYLSSLPELSLWTGSFDGAPYEGWQGDWTIFYWGWWIAWSPFVGMFIARISRGRTVREFILAVLFLPSLFSFVWMTIFGGTSLHFELFTDQTIVETVLEVGEEVAMFELYTLLPLTAILSAVTVLLVTTFFVTSSDSGSLVLAHITSGGLHQAPRTQRIGWALTEGVIAAVLLIGGGLAALQTAAITAGLPFALVLLVLCYSLWKGLGEEYETLESEEFAEAVDELVENRDVVVERAGTGVVTEIQDETDEEPAVDERA from the coding sequence ATGGCTGATGATGAGTCCGGTGACGACGAGTGGGTGACGGACGGATTGTTCGAGGCGGATCCTGATATCGAACCTGGAGGGACGAACGTACAGATCGCCGGCGTAGATATCCAGCCGCAGGTCGTCATCACCTCGGCGGTGGTCATCCTCGCGTTCGTGTTCGGGACGTTACTCGCACCGGATCGGGCCGAACTGTTGTTCAACCAGGTTTCAGATGGCGTGAACGCGGCGTTCGACTGGGTCTACGTACTCGCGATCAACGTGTTCATCCTCGTCGTCCTCTACTTCGCGCTGAGCAAGTACGGGAAGATCAGAATCGGCGGCGTCGACGCTGACAAGGAGTTTAGCGACCTGTCGTGGTTCGCAATGTTGTTCAGCGCGGGGATGGGGATCGGCCTCGTGTTCTGGAGCGTCGGCGAGCCGCTCTTTCACTTCGCCGACCCGTTGTTCGGTACCGAGCCGGAGTCCGCTGCCAGCGCGGAGTCGGCAATCGCACTTACGTACTTCCACTGGGGGATTCACCCGTGGGCGGTCTACGCGCTCGTTGGTCTAGGGCTTGCGTTTTTCACGTTCAATCGAGGATTGCCGCTGACGTTCCGCTCGGTGTTCTGGCCGCTCCTCGGCGAGCGCATTTACGGCTGGTGGGGCCACGTTATCGACATCCTGACCGTGTTCGCGACGCTGTTCGGTATCGCGACGTCGCTCGGACTCGGTGCGTTGCAGATCAACGCAGGCCTGTCGTTCCTCGGCAGTGATGTTTTTGGTATTGCCGTTCCCGAAGGGGCGGGGCCACAGGTCGTCATTATCGGGATCATTACCGCCTTCGCGCTGGTTTCGGTCGGCCTCGGGTTGCAGGCAGGGATCCGCCGATTGAGTAACCTGAACGTCATTCTCATGACGTTCCTGATGCTGACCGTGTTGCTCACCGGACCAACGCTGTTCGTACTGGGGCTGTTCCCCCAGACGCTCGGGAACTATCTGTCGAGTCTTCCCGAACTGTCGCTGTGGACTGGCTCCTTCGACGGGGCCCCTTACGAAGGCTGGCAGGGCGACTGGACCATCTTCTACTGGGGTTGGTGGATCGCCTGGTCGCCGTTCGTCGGCATGTTCATTGCCCGAATTTCGCGCGGCCGGACCGTCCGTGAGTTCATCCTGGCGGTCCTGTTTCTCCCCTCGCTCTTCTCGTTCGTCTGGATGACCATCTTCGGCGGCACCTCGCTTCACTTCGAGCTGTTTACCGACCAGACGATCGTCGAGACGGTTCTCGAGGTCGGCGAGGAAGTTGCCATGTTCGAACTCTACACGCTGTTGCCCCTGACGGCCATCCTCTCTGCCGTGACCGTCTTGCTGGTGACCACCTTCTTCGTCACGTCCTCGGACTCCGGCTCGCTGGTACTCGCCCACATCACCTCCGGCGGACTCCACCAGGCCCCGCGAACCCAGCGTATCGGCTGGGCGCTCACCGAGGGCGTCATCGCTGCCGTCCTCCTCATCGGCGGCGGACTCGCTGCACTCCAGACTGCGGCGATCACTGCCGGCCTCCCGTTTGCACTCGTCTTGTTGGTGTTGTGTTACAGTCTCTGGAAAGGCCTTGGCGAGGAGTACGAGACACTCGAGTCCGAGGAGTTCGCGGAGGCGGTCGACGAGTTGGTTGAGAACCGGGACGTGGTAGTCGAGCGGGCGGGAACGGGGGTGGTGACGGAGATACAGGATGAGACGGATGAGGAGCCGGCTGTGGACGAACGAGCGTGA
- a CDS encoding intein-containing adenosylcobalamin-dependent ribonucleoside-diphosphate reductase, producing the protein MSEHDISAADLTLPIKRTEGETLEERMTDNAYHNILPARYLRKDANGDLIEEQEDLFDRVGKNIALAEAVYEAETHDLEITVTPDQLKPDHPRRDELAAEVFGEGTTVDDDVETVLTEHNVNKFTYDTVVPELPDEVREHVEDVADTFTEGMENLSFMPNSPTLMNAGDELQQLSACFVMSPDDDLSDIHETAKKAAEVFQSGGGVGYGFWKLRPYGDAVGSTGGIASGPITFMRTYDQLCETIAQGGTRRGAQMGIMRVSHPDVIEFIHAKNKDVSLAHCLRLNDPDDYTYTSFSEALEEARDLIDEDGRVPKHLRNAVEGHLSNFNISVGVTDGFMEALQNGEEYTFTNPRTEEPHIATEETKEMYSRYDLGEHIEVGEPLSIPAELIWERIVEGAHENGEPGVIYLERVNKEHSFDTEEHEDHRILATNPCVTGDSLISTERGLIPAEELYEQGVATDVVVDGRLSEDSIKEASSVYKTGEKDVYKLTTKEGYELRLTADHRVMTADGWVEAQNLDTGDTVHIQNRKGKFGQHGTAEQGRTLGWLVGDGHLKHSEERAVLNFYDEDAEISEAFAEDVNEVVREPLGNANYEIGVNSISRHDEYRGAQAIEQRIRSTRLYEYAEEVGLTEEKLQVPDTVMRGSEEMARGFLQSLFTADGCVQGNVEKGVSVRLWSSDADLLSEVQQLLLNFGIASKVYENRKEAGTRELSDGCGGTKAYETKAQHELVIVKDNLERFADEIGFLLEYKTEALEERLSEYDRGPYSEQFEVTVESVESDGHEAVYDLTEPDTHSFVANGFVVHNCGEQPLEENEACNLGHINLSTLADTDAPDWRVWSEAHADEYDSQAEAVDAFLEEAIDYEEFDERISYGTRFLENVVTMSDFPVEDIEQTVRDMRKIGLGIMGLAQLYIQLGIRYGSEEGNEVARQLMTHINHGAKATSHELATERGSFNDWDDSKYANPTEYREWFEHQTGEDADDWEDGFPIRNHNVTTIAPTGTTSMVGNTTGGCEPIYNVAYYKNVTDDVQGDEMLVEFDDYFLRTLEANDIDVDAVKEEAQEQMATNQFEGVEGLSTVPDAIGELFVITSDLSAKQHAAVQCACQKGVDSAISKTVNAPNDSSLEDAKDVFEWVYENGGKGVTYYRDGTRSKQVLTTRADNADFADETEAAEALVDQIDEIFGGLETFLESEDVQAALDEDIDALASEPDQFRDPDAEPVHVDFTEKRERPDALQGVSQRIDTGYGKVYVTINEDPETGQPFELFANIGHSGGFTNSFTEALAKVISTSLRSGVDPEEIVDELCGTRSPKIAWDKGEQIQSIPDAIGTAMRRYLENEIDKPYPTQQTLEDAAEADTEAEFSEPETDGGAGVADRDTEDATQDLIDAGESPECPSCGALSLYFSEGCKTCESCGWSEC; encoded by the coding sequence GTGAGCGAACACGACATCTCCGCGGCCGACCTCACCCTCCCGATCAAGCGCACCGAGGGGGAGACACTCGAGGAACGGATGACGGACAACGCCTATCACAACATCCTGCCAGCCCGCTATCTGCGCAAGGACGCTAACGGCGACCTCATCGAAGAGCAGGAAGATCTCTTCGACCGCGTTGGCAAGAACATCGCGCTGGCCGAAGCCGTCTACGAGGCCGAAACGCACGATCTCGAGATCACCGTCACGCCGGACCAGCTCAAGCCGGATCACCCGCGTCGCGACGAACTCGCCGCGGAAGTCTTCGGCGAGGGAACGACCGTAGACGACGATGTAGAGACGGTCTTGACGGAACACAACGTCAACAAGTTCACCTACGACACCGTCGTCCCGGAGCTGCCGGACGAGGTCCGCGAGCACGTCGAAGACGTCGCCGACACGTTCACCGAGGGCATGGAAAACCTGTCGTTCATGCCGAACTCGCCGACCCTGATGAACGCCGGCGACGAACTCCAGCAGCTTTCGGCCTGTTTCGTCATGTCTCCGGACGACGACCTTTCTGACATCCACGAGACGGCCAAGAAGGCCGCAGAGGTCTTCCAGTCCGGCGGCGGCGTCGGCTACGGGTTCTGGAAACTGCGTCCCTACGGCGACGCAGTCGGCTCCACAGGCGGCATCGCCTCCGGGCCGATCACCTTCATGCGCACGTACGACCAGCTCTGTGAGACCATCGCCCAGGGTGGCACCCGCCGCGGTGCCCAGATGGGCATCATGCGCGTCTCCCACCCCGACGTTATCGAGTTCATCCACGCGAAGAACAAGGACGTTTCCCTGGCCCACTGTCTCCGTCTCAACGACCCCGACGACTACACCTACACGTCCTTCAGCGAGGCACTCGAGGAGGCCCGTGATCTGATCGACGAGGACGGGCGCGTTCCAAAGCACCTTCGCAACGCTGTCGAAGGGCATCTCTCTAATTTCAACATCTCCGTCGGCGTCACTGACGGGTTCATGGAAGCGCTGCAGAACGGCGAGGAGTACACCTTCACCAACCCACGGACCGAGGAACCGCACATCGCGACCGAGGAAACCAAGGAGATGTACAGCCGCTACGACCTCGGCGAGCACATCGAGGTCGGCGAGCCGCTGTCGATCCCTGCAGAACTCATCTGGGAGCGGATCGTCGAGGGCGCCCACGAAAACGGCGAGCCTGGCGTGATCTATCTCGAACGGGTCAACAAGGAGCACTCCTTCGACACCGAGGAACACGAAGATCACCGTATCCTGGCGACGAACCCCTGTGTAACCGGAGATAGCCTCATCAGCACTGAACGCGGTCTCATTCCTGCCGAAGAGCTGTATGAGCAGGGCGTTGCCACCGACGTCGTCGTTGACGGACGACTTAGCGAAGATTCGATCAAAGAAGCCAGTAGCGTCTACAAAACTGGTGAGAAAGACGTCTACAAACTCACGACCAAAGAAGGGTACGAGCTTCGACTCACGGCAGACCACCGCGTCATGACTGCTGACGGGTGGGTCGAAGCACAGAACCTCGATACTGGTGACACGGTTCATATCCAGAACCGGAAGGGGAAGTTCGGGCAGCACGGAACCGCTGAGCAAGGCCGGACGCTGGGGTGGCTCGTCGGGGACGGCCACCTCAAACACAGCGAAGAGCGTGCTGTCTTGAACTTCTACGATGAGGATGCCGAAATTTCCGAAGCGTTCGCCGAAGACGTAAACGAAGTTGTTCGCGAACCACTCGGAAACGCGAACTACGAAATCGGCGTCAACTCAATCAGTCGCCACGATGAGTATCGTGGCGCTCAGGCGATCGAACAACGGATTCGATCGACTCGCCTGTATGAATACGCTGAAGAAGTCGGACTCACCGAAGAGAAGCTTCAGGTCCCCGATACAGTGATGCGGGGCAGTGAAGAGATGGCTCGTGGATTCCTCCAATCGCTATTCACGGCAGACGGCTGTGTTCAGGGGAACGTCGAAAAGGGCGTTTCCGTTCGGTTGTGGAGTTCCGACGCCGATCTCCTTAGCGAGGTCCAGCAACTCCTGCTCAACTTCGGTATCGCCAGCAAGGTCTACGAAAACCGCAAGGAAGCTGGCACTCGAGAACTCTCTGACGGTTGCGGTGGAACGAAAGCGTACGAGACGAAGGCACAGCATGAACTCGTCATCGTCAAGGATAACCTCGAACGCTTCGCTGACGAGATCGGGTTCTTGCTCGAGTACAAGACCGAGGCGCTCGAGGAACGTCTGTCGGAGTACGACCGCGGTCCGTACAGTGAACAGTTCGAAGTGACCGTCGAATCCGTCGAATCCGACGGGCACGAAGCGGTCTACGACCTGACGGAGCCAGATACGCATTCGTTTGTCGCGAACGGATTCGTTGTTCACAACTGTGGCGAACAGCCACTCGAGGAGAACGAAGCCTGTAACCTCGGTCACATCAACCTCTCGACGCTCGCAGATACGGACGCTCCCGACTGGCGCGTCTGGTCCGAGGCCCACGCGGACGAGTACGACTCGCAGGCCGAGGCGGTCGACGCCTTCCTCGAGGAAGCCATCGACTACGAGGAGTTCGACGAGCGCATTTCCTACGGTACCCGATTCCTCGAGAACGTCGTGACGATGTCCGACTTCCCGGTCGAGGATATCGAGCAGACCGTCCGCGACATGCGCAAGATCGGCCTGGGTATCATGGGGCTCGCACAGCTCTACATCCAGCTTGGCATCCGCTACGGTAGCGAGGAGGGGAACGAAGTCGCCCGCCAGCTGATGACCCACATCAACCACGGCGCGAAGGCGACGAGCCACGAACTCGCGACCGAGCGCGGCTCGTTCAACGACTGGGACGACTCCAAGTACGCGAACCCAACCGAGTACCGCGAGTGGTTCGAACACCAGACGGGAGAGGACGCCGACGATTGGGAGGATGGCTTCCCAATTCGGAACCACAACGTCACGACCATCGCACCCACTGGAACGACGAGCATGGTCGGCAACACCACTGGCGGCTGTGAGCCGATCTACAACGTCGCCTACTACAAGAACGTCACCGACGACGTCCAGGGCGACGAGATGCTCGTCGAGTTCGACGACTACTTCCTCCGAACCCTCGAGGCGAACGACATCGACGTCGACGCCGTCAAGGAAGAGGCCCAGGAGCAGATGGCGACCAACCAGTTCGAGGGCGTCGAAGGACTCTCGACGGTGCCAGACGCGATCGGTGAACTGTTCGTCATCACCTCAGACCTCTCGGCAAAACAGCACGCTGCAGTCCAGTGTGCCTGCCAGAAGGGCGTCGACTCCGCCATCTCGAAGACCGTCAACGCGCCGAACGACTCCAGTCTCGAGGACGCCAAGGATGTCTTCGAGTGGGTCTACGAAAACGGCGGCAAGGGCGTCACCTACTACCGCGACGGCACCCGCTCGAAGCAGGTGCTCACCACGCGCGCGGACAACGCCGACTTCGCCGACGAAACCGAAGCGGCAGAAGCGCTCGTCGACCAGATCGACGAGATCTTCGGCGGACTCGAGACCTTCCTCGAGAGCGAGGACGTGCAGGCGGCCCTCGATGAGGACATCGACGCGCTCGCTTCCGAGCCAGACCAGTTCCGCGATCCCGACGCCGAACCGGTTCACGTCGACTTCACCGAAAAGCGCGAACGACCCGACGCACTCCAGGGCGTCAGCCAGCGCATCGACACCGGATACGGCAAAGTCTACGTGACGATCAACGAGGACCCAGAAACCGGCCAGCCGTTCGAGCTGTTCGCCAACATCGGCCACTCGGGTGGCTTTACGAACTCCTTCACCGAGGCGCTCGCGAAGGTCATCTCGACCTCGCTGCGCTCGGGTGTCGACCCAGAGGAGATCGTCGACGAACTCTGTGGCACCCGCTCGCCGAAGATTGCCTGGGACAAGGGCGAACAGATCCAATCGATTCCGGACGCCATCGGCACCGCAATGCGCCGATACCTGGAGAACGAGATCGACAAACCCTACCCGACCCAGCAGACGCTCGAAGACGCGGCCGAAGCGGATACTGAAGCCGAGTTCAGCGAGCCGGAAACCGACGGCGGCGCCGGTGTCGCCGACCGCGACACCGAGGACGCGACGCAGGACCTCATCGACGCCGGCGAGTCGCCGGAATGTCCATCCTGTGGCGCACTCTCGCTGTACTTCTCCGAAGGCTGCAAGACCTGCGAGTCCTGTGGCTGGAGCGAGTGCTAA
- the trpD gene encoding anthranilate phosphoribosyltransferase produces the protein MQEFVERVTEGQDLTQSEARAASTAVFEEATEAQIGALLTALRAKGETEAEIAGFAQGMHEAARTITPDREPLVDTCGTGGDDYNTINVSTTSAIVAAGAGVPIAKHGNYSVSSSSGSADVLEVAGVDVEAEPPAVEDAIEDDGIGFMLAPVFHPAMKAVIGPRKELGMRTIFNVLGPLTNPAGADAQVVGVYDPELVPILASALARMDVERALVVHGAGTDEIAIHGETTVAEVEGDHVEKFTVEPADLGLSGHAIDDIAGGTPEENATDLRGIVAGDVTGAKRDVILANAGAAIYVAGEADSLSEGATIAREAIESGAAATKLKHLCSGAADSETAAEAEPSAQ, from the coding sequence ATGCAGGAGTTCGTCGAACGGGTGACCGAGGGACAGGATCTAACACAATCGGAGGCTCGAGCGGCGTCGACGGCCGTCTTCGAGGAAGCCACAGAGGCCCAGATCGGTGCGTTGCTGACCGCGCTGCGTGCGAAAGGCGAGACTGAAGCCGAAATCGCCGGCTTCGCACAGGGGATGCACGAGGCCGCACGAACGATCACGCCCGACCGCGAGCCGCTGGTCGACACCTGCGGAACCGGTGGAGACGACTATAACACGATCAACGTCTCCACGACGAGCGCAATCGTCGCCGCGGGGGCAGGCGTTCCCATCGCAAAGCACGGCAACTACTCCGTCTCCTCCTCCTCCGGCAGCGCAGACGTCCTCGAGGTCGCCGGCGTCGACGTGGAGGCCGAACCGCCAGCCGTCGAAGACGCGATCGAGGACGACGGCATCGGCTTCATGCTCGCGCCGGTATTCCACCCGGCGATGAAGGCCGTCATCGGCCCGCGCAAGGAACTCGGCATGCGAACGATCTTCAACGTGCTCGGACCGCTGACGAACCCCGCAGGTGCAGACGCGCAGGTGGTCGGCGTCTACGATCCCGAACTCGTGCCGATTCTCGCGAGCGCACTTGCACGGATGGACGTCGAACGTGCGCTGGTCGTCCACGGTGCCGGCACCGACGAAATCGCGATCCACGGCGAGACGACTGTCGCCGAGGTCGAAGGCGACCACGTCGAGAAATTTACCGTCGAGCCCGCGGATCTCGGACTCTCCGGACACGCAATCGACGACATCGCAGGCGGAACCCCGGAGGAGAACGCAACCGATCTTCGCGGGATCGTCGCGGGTGACGTGACTGGAGCCAAGCGCGACGTGATCCTCGCCAACGCCGGCGCAGCGATCTACGTCGCAGGCGAAGCCGACTCCCTGTCGGAGGGTGCAACCATCGCACGCGAGGCGATCGAATCTGGCGCGGCGGCGACGAAGCTCAAGCACCTGTGCAGCGGCGCAGCTGACTCCGAGACAGCGGCCGAGGCGGAGCCGAGTGCCCAATGA
- a CDS encoding universal stress protein: MYDSILIPTDGSEQARRAMYHGIGIANAFDATVHALYVIETKAHYIFTSAGHDPGELEEYRDYGERVVTEVVDEAAEEGLSAVGSVRTGSVAQEITDYVDEKDIDGIVMATRGRTELGDYITGTTAEKVVRTADAPVTTIRHRG; encoded by the coding sequence GTGTACGACTCGATACTCATTCCGACCGACGGGAGCGAGCAGGCGAGACGAGCAATGTACCACGGGATTGGCATAGCGAACGCGTTCGATGCGACCGTACACGCACTCTACGTGATCGAAACGAAGGCTCACTACATCTTCACCAGCGCCGGCCACGATCCAGGCGAACTCGAGGAGTACCGCGACTACGGCGAGCGTGTCGTCACCGAGGTCGTCGACGAAGCGGCAGAGGAAGGCCTTTCTGCCGTCGGCTCAGTCCGGACGGGGAGTGTCGCGCAGGAGATTACGGACTACGTCGACGAGAAGGATATCGACGGCATCGTCATGGCAACGAGAGGGCGAACCGAACTCGGTGATTACATCACCGGAACGACGGCCGAGAAGGTTGTTCGGACGGCCGACGCACCTGTGACGACGATTCGGCATCGAGGATAA
- the trpG gene encoding anthranilate synthase component II, translated as MSEQRVAQETRTQRGDGESKRVLFIDNYDSFTYNLVEYVSQQDDTETEVLKNTATLEAVRAVDPDAIIISPGPGHPKNDRDVGVSMDVLRECSPEIPTLGVCLGLEAAVYEYGGSVGRAPDPIHGKASSVDHDGTGVFAGLEQGFQAGRYHSLVATEVPDCFEVTATAIHSGSDGGDDHNSDRDDSNTHTHELVMGIRHREYPLECVQFHPESVLTAAGHDIIENFLEQV; from the coding sequence ATGAGCGAGCAACGCGTTGCCCAAGAGACGAGGACACAGCGCGGAGACGGCGAGTCCAAGCGCGTTCTCTTCATCGACAACTACGACTCGTTTACCTACAACCTCGTCGAGTACGTCAGCCAGCAGGACGACACCGAAACCGAGGTGCTGAAAAATACCGCCACACTCGAGGCGGTGCGCGCTGTCGACCCGGACGCAATCATCATCAGCCCCGGTCCCGGCCACCCGAAGAACGACCGCGACGTCGGCGTCTCGATGGACGTCCTTCGCGAATGCAGTCCGGAGATCCCCACGCTCGGCGTCTGTCTCGGCCTCGAAGCCGCCGTCTACGAGTACGGCGGCAGCGTCGGCCGGGCACCAGACCCAATCCACGGCAAGGCCTCGAGCGTCGACCACGACGGGACGGGCGTCTTCGCTGGTCTCGAGCAGGGCTTTCAGGCCGGGCGCTATCACTCACTGGTCGCGACCGAGGTTCCCGACTGCTTCGAGGTTACTGCGACGGCGATTCATAGCGGCAGTGACGGCGGTGATGATCACAACAGCGACCGCGATGACAGCAACACCCACACCCACGAACTCGTCATGGGGATTCGCCATCGCGAGTATCCACTCGAGTGCGTGCAGTTCCATCCAGAGAGTGTGCTCACTGCTGCGGGGCACGATATTATCGAGAACTTTCTCGAACAGGTGTGA